A single Elusimicrobiota bacterium DNA region contains:
- a CDS encoding CusA/CzcA family heavy metal efflux RND transporter, with the protein MLEKIVEFSAKNKFLVILLTLVMMAFAVYAIRNIPLDAIPDLSDTQVIVYSRWDRSPDIVEDQVTYPIVSSLLGMPKVKAVRGFSDFGFSYVYVIFQDGTDIYWARSRVLEYLSKTLPRLPSGVTTELGPDATGVGWVYQYALVDKSGKSSPSELRSLQDWFLKYQLQSVPGVAEVAAVGGYQKQYQIVVNPSLLTGYNVSIFDVIDAVRKNNNDVGGRMIELAGTEYMIRGRGYAKTMEDIEGIGLGKSVDGTQLTIRNVATVQIGPDIRRGIADLDGQGDTVGGIIIMRHGENALNVITRVKSKIKELLPSLPPGVTIVSTYDRSELILRAIDTLKHQLVEEMIIVSIVILVFLWHFPSAIVPIITIPISVFLTFIPLFGLKLTTNIMSLSGIAISIGILVDGAIIEVENAYKRMQEWLDNGRKGDFHEVRIQAMKEVVPSVFFSLLVIAVSFLPVFTLLDQEGRLFKPLAVSKTLAMAIAAILAITLDPAIRLMFTRVDPVNFKPVWFSNIFNAFIVGKYHAEEHHPVSAMLQKVYEPVCRWALKNRIMVVLVAAILVILTIPVYIRLGTEFMPPLNEGAILYMPTTLPGISVTEASKLLQTQDQILKSFPEVERVFGKAGRADTSTDPAPFSMMETTVVLKPENKWRKLKRWYTWIPNPVRQVFTPFWPEHITWDELVNEMDSKMKFPGVTNAWTMPIKARIDMLTTGVRTPVGIKIFGSDSSIIESIGADIESAIKTVPGTRSVFAERVTGGYFIDFVINREQAARYNLSIDDIETVIMTAIGGENVTTTIEGRARYSVNIRYPRELRDNLTQLQRVLVPTPDGIQVPLAQVADIKTVTGPAMIRNENGLLAGYVYVDLIGRDVGKYVEDAKKKVAATVKLPTGYSLNWSGQYENIVRVNQRLKVVVPITLFLIFLLLYMNTKSWVKTGIVLLAVPFSLIGAVWLLFILGYNISIAVWVGMIALMGLDAETGVFMLLFLDMAYQDAVKNDRMNNTADLTNAVIHGAVRRIRPKMMTVTAIFVGLLPIMWSTGTGADVMKRIAAPMIGGVFTSFALELLVYPVVYSLWKQKTLKKHYSFDLV; encoded by the coding sequence ATGCTAGAAAAAATTGTTGAGTTTTCAGCAAAGAATAAATTTCTTGTAATACTTTTGACATTAGTAATGATGGCTTTTGCGGTATATGCTATCAGGAACATACCATTAGACGCAATACCGGACCTTTCTGATACACAGGTAATCGTGTATTCGCGTTGGGACCGCAGCCCAGATATCGTTGAGGACCAGGTGACCTACCCTATAGTCTCAAGCTTGCTGGGCATGCCGAAGGTTAAAGCCGTACGGGGATTTTCCGATTTCGGATTTTCCTATGTTTACGTAATATTTCAGGACGGTACCGACATCTATTGGGCGCGTTCGCGCGTGCTTGAGTATTTGAGTAAAACCCTGCCGCGGTTGCCTTCCGGGGTAACGACTGAACTCGGACCCGACGCTACCGGCGTTGGGTGGGTATACCAATATGCGTTAGTGGATAAGTCCGGGAAATCGTCACCCTCAGAACTTAGAAGCCTGCAGGATTGGTTTCTTAAATACCAACTCCAGTCTGTCCCCGGCGTTGCGGAAGTCGCTGCTGTCGGAGGATACCAAAAACAGTACCAAATAGTCGTGAACCCATCATTACTTACGGGATACAATGTTTCAATATTCGACGTTATCGATGCGGTACGTAAAAACAATAATGATGTCGGTGGACGGATGATCGAGCTCGCAGGGACGGAGTACATGATCCGCGGGCGCGGGTATGCAAAAACGATGGAAGATATCGAAGGAATCGGGCTCGGGAAATCCGTTGACGGTACGCAGTTGACTATCCGCAACGTTGCAACGGTACAAATCGGGCCGGACATTCGCCGGGGTATTGCTGATCTCGACGGGCAAGGAGATACCGTCGGCGGAATCATTATTATGCGGCACGGTGAGAACGCGTTAAACGTTATCACGCGGGTAAAGAGTAAGATAAAAGAGCTCCTGCCATCCTTACCGCCGGGAGTGACGATTGTTAGTACTTACGACCGGTCAGAACTTATCCTTCGCGCAATTGATACCTTAAAGCATCAGTTAGTAGAAGAAATGATTATTGTAAGTATCGTAATACTTGTTTTTCTCTGGCACTTTCCTTCAGCAATAGTGCCGATAATCACTATACCAATCAGCGTATTCCTGACGTTTATACCATTGTTTGGATTAAAGCTTACAACAAACATTATGAGTTTGTCCGGTATTGCGATCTCAATCGGCATACTCGTTGACGGTGCGATTATTGAAGTGGAAAACGCGTATAAAAGAATGCAGGAGTGGCTCGATAACGGGCGAAAGGGCGACTTCCACGAAGTGAGAATACAGGCGATGAAAGAAGTGGTACCGTCCGTCTTTTTTTCGTTGCTCGTGATTGCGGTTTCATTCCTTCCTGTCTTCACGCTACTCGACCAAGAAGGGCGGTTGTTCAAACCTTTAGCAGTAAGCAAAACGTTAGCAATGGCAATCGCTGCTATACTTGCGATAACGCTTGACCCGGCAATACGGTTGATGTTTACCCGGGTGGACCCCGTTAACTTCAAACCGGTATGGTTTTCAAACATTTTTAATGCGTTTATCGTAGGAAAGTATCATGCTGAAGAACATCATCCCGTAAGCGCAATGCTACAAAAAGTGTACGAGCCGGTATGCCGGTGGGCGTTAAAAAACCGTATTATGGTGGTACTCGTTGCTGCTATTCTTGTTATACTCACCATTCCGGTATATATCCGGTTGGGTACCGAGTTTATGCCGCCGTTGAACGAAGGCGCGATACTTTACATGCCAACGACGTTGCCCGGGATATCTGTGACTGAAGCGAGTAAGTTGTTACAAACACAGGATCAAATCCTTAAATCTTTCCCCGAAGTCGAGCGCGTGTTCGGAAAAGCCGGCCGCGCAGATACTTCAACAGACCCCGCGCCGTTTTCTATGATGGAGACCACTGTTGTGTTAAAACCTGAGAACAAGTGGCGGAAACTTAAACGCTGGTATACGTGGATACCAAACCCGGTACGGCAGGTGTTCACACCATTTTGGCCGGAACATATTACCTGGGATGAGCTCGTGAACGAGATGGATAGCAAAATGAAGTTTCCCGGAGTAACCAACGCGTGGACAATGCCGATTAAAGCGAGGATAGATATGCTTACTACCGGCGTACGCACGCCTGTGGGGATAAAAATTTTTGGTAGCGATAGCAGCATAATCGAGTCTATCGGCGCAGATATAGAATCCGCGATAAAAACCGTCCCAGGAACGAGAAGCGTTTTTGCGGAACGCGTTACTGGCGGGTACTTCATCGATTTTGTGATTAACCGCGAACAGGCGGCGCGGTACAACCTTTCCATCGACGATATAGAAACCGTTATAATGACAGCTATTGGCGGTGAAAATGTTACTACCACCATCGAAGGTCGTGCGCGGTATTCTGTCAATATCCGTTACCCGCGTGAGCTACGGGATAATTTAACGCAGCTTCAACGCGTACTCGTACCTACACCCGACGGTATCCAAGTTCCACTTGCGCAGGTGGCGGATATAAAAACGGTTACCGGGCCCGCGATGATACGCAACGAAAACGGCTTACTCGCTGGGTACGTTTATGTCGATCTCATAGGACGCGATGTTGGGAAATACGTCGAGGATGCAAAGAAAAAAGTTGCCGCAACAGTAAAATTACCGACCGGATATTCCTTGAACTGGAGTGGTCAATACGAAAATATTGTGCGGGTAAATCAGCGGTTAAAAGTTGTTGTACCAATAACGCTGTTTCTGATCTTCCTCCTTCTTTACATGAACACTAAGTCGTGGGTGAAAACTGGGATTGTGTTATTAGCCGTACCATTTTCGTTAATCGGCGCAGTGTGGTTGCTATTTATACTGGGATACAACATTTCGATTGCCGTGTGGGTTGGGATGATAGCGTTGATGGGGTTGGACGCAGAGACCGGCGTGTTTATGCTGTTATTCCTCGACATGGCGTATCAAGACGCGGTGAAAAATGACAGAATGAACAACACTGCCGATCTCACAAACGCGGTGATCCACGGTGCGGTACGGAGAATTCGCCCGAAGATGATGACAGTTACTGCAATATTTGTAGGGTTATTACCCATAATGTGGTCTACCGGTACAGGTGCTGATGTTATGAAACGTATCGCCGCGCCTATGATTGGCGGGGTATTCACAAGCTTTGCGCTTGAACTTTTGGTTTACCCAGTGGTTTATTCTTTGTGGAAACAAAAAACGTTGAAGAAACATTACAGTTTTGACTTAGTTTAG
- a CDS encoding tyrosine-type recombinase/integrase, with amino-acid sequence MNNFKFHDLRYTFASHLVMSGVDLYTVKELMGHKTIEITMRYAHSAPNYGSLPENLEFTSYVLFLGQNLFPIKSNKHDRIVLKQRRNAF; translated from the coding sequence ATAAATAATTTTAAATTTCACGATCTCCGTTATACGTTTGCCAGTCATTTGGTTATGTCAGGTGTAGACCTGTATACCGTAAAAGAACTTATGGGGCATAAAACTATAGAAATAACCATGAGATATGCTCATTCAGCGCCAAACTATGGGTCACTTCCTGAGAATCTCGAATTCACGTCTTACGTGCTGTTTTTAGGACAGAACTTGTTCCCGATAAAATCAAATAAACACGACAGGATTGTTTTAAAGCAGCGTAGGAATGCGTTCTAA
- a CDS encoding paraquat-inducible protein A translates to MKATTVKLLNLILSLIIIMASVILCHQIISTSISNQKNNNDYAELNHIKYGLLSVEEWKRQISVIIVEKINNLDLSRTNEQELRKHIEVMLNTFIDQVGKKIREGNSGSVEGWVKQAFVNIFISLEDIKKGVPEYADTIIHEITKLKTKGQIKTLLNKQLKHYFDQTNSTQDTSQLSRILLNTDSKDIESAKAKIDKAISIKHSLIFKSTILLIILSVILFALPGFSKQPLATSQYILLVMSLLILLIAGVTTPMINIEAKISHIRFVLTGHPIHFENQVLYFQSKSILDIFWIMIMQKGILMKLVGALIMTFSIFFPLLKIASSLVYYYNYHNARENPVIKFFVLKSGKWSMADVMVVAIFMAYIGFDGIITSQLSELSSAGQELMILTTNGTSLQPGYYLFLTYTLLALFLSGYLTRTHPQA, encoded by the coding sequence ATGAAGGCCACTACTGTGAAACTGCTCAATTTAATCTTATCCTTAATAATCATCATGGCATCGGTTATTTTATGCCATCAAATTATTTCAACTTCAATTTCCAACCAAAAGAACAATAACGATTATGCTGAACTCAACCATATCAAATACGGCCTTTTAAGTGTTGAAGAATGGAAACGACAAATTTCCGTAATTATAGTCGAGAAGATCAATAATCTGGATTTATCAAGGACGAATGAGCAGGAACTCCGAAAACATATCGAAGTTATGTTGAATACCTTTATTGATCAAGTCGGCAAGAAAATCAGGGAAGGAAACTCAGGCTCAGTTGAGGGTTGGGTAAAACAAGCTTTTGTAAATATTTTTATCAGCCTGGAAGACATAAAAAAAGGTGTTCCTGAATATGCGGATACCATCATTCATGAGATTACGAAATTAAAAACAAAAGGCCAGATAAAAACCTTGCTGAACAAACAGCTTAAACATTATTTTGACCAAACCAATAGTACACAGGACACATCTCAACTAAGCCGCATCCTTCTTAATACTGATTCTAAAGATATCGAAAGCGCGAAGGCCAAGATTGATAAAGCAATTTCGATTAAACATAGCCTTATTTTTAAGTCGACTATTCTGTTGATCATTCTGTCGGTTATACTTTTTGCTTTACCTGGTTTTAGCAAGCAACCTTTGGCCACCTCACAGTACATACTCCTTGTTATGTCTCTTCTTATACTGCTGATAGCCGGCGTAACCACGCCCATGATTAATATAGAAGCAAAAATTTCACATATTAGGTTTGTGTTGACGGGGCATCCTATTCATTTTGAGAACCAAGTATTGTATTTCCAAAGCAAAAGTATTTTAGACATATTTTGGATCATGATTATGCAAAAGGGTATTCTGATGAAATTAGTCGGGGCCTTGATTATGACCTTCAGTATTTTTTTCCCCCTATTAAAAATAGCATCGTCACTGGTATATTATTACAATTATCACAACGCAAGGGAGAACCCGGTGATCAAGTTTTTTGTCTTAAAATCAGGAAAATGGTCTATGGCCGATGTCATGGTGGTTGCCATATTTATGGCATATATTGGATTTGACGGGATTATTACCAGCCAGCTCAGTGAATTAAGCTCTGCAGGCCAGGAACTTATGATCTTAACTACGAATGGCACTTCTCTTCAGCCGGGATATTATTTGTTTTTGACATACACTCTATTAGCATTATTTTTATCAGGATACCTAACCAGAACCCATCCTCAGGCGTAG
- a CDS encoding response regulator, translating to MSKTAFTTHHISKICGVTMPTVINWIEQGQLPAYKTLGGHRRVKQDDLIEFLKKNKFPLPDELAKEWSCRILIVDDEKGMINLITRLIKKSRPDCILSSAMDGFEAGRQVVSFKPDIVILDLKLPGIDGFEVCRKLKFDPQTKHIKILAITEHHSEETKKKIPSYGADAYLSKPFDNKEFIMRLNNLGVSPEERRRISV from the coding sequence ATGAGCAAGACAGCGTTCACGACGCATCATATAAGCAAAATCTGCGGTGTTACTATGCCGACCGTTATTAACTGGATAGAACAGGGACAACTTCCCGCGTATAAAACGCTTGGCGGACACCGAAGAGTGAAACAAGATGACCTGATAGAATTCCTTAAAAAAAACAAGTTTCCTCTTCCGGATGAACTTGCTAAAGAATGGAGTTGCCGGATTCTTATAGTTGACGATGAAAAAGGTATGATTAACTTAATAACCCGGCTAATCAAAAAGAGCCGTCCGGATTGTATCTTGAGTTCTGCGATGGACGGATTTGAAGCCGGAAGGCAAGTTGTATCTTTTAAGCCGGACATAGTAATACTTGATTTAAAACTACCCGGGATTGACGGGTTTGAAGTATGCAGAAAATTAAAATTTGACCCACAGACAAAACATATAAAAATTTTGGCAATAACAGAACATCATTCAGAAGAAACAAAGAAAAAAATCCCAAGCTACGGAGCAGACGCCTATTTATCAAAACCGTTTGATAATAAAGAGTTTATTATGCGTTTAAATAATTTAGGAGTATCTCCAGAAGAACGCCGGAGGATTTCCGTTTGA
- a CDS encoding chemotaxis protein CheW yields the protein MNTCLKGLRDIVIFSLDEPRYALPLSSVERVVRIVEITPLPKAPDIVIGVINMQGQVIPVINVRRRFHLPEREIRLEDQLIIARTAKRLVALVADSVSGVHKLEERELVIAKQDLPYAGYIEGVVKLEQGLFLICDLDQFLSLEEEKSLETALSEKTQ from the coding sequence TTGAACACTTGCTTAAAAGGACTACGGGATATCGTTATATTTTCATTAGATGAGCCGCGGTACGCCCTGCCGCTTTCCTCTGTAGAAAGGGTAGTCCGGATAGTGGAAATCACCCCTCTGCCGAAAGCGCCTGATATCGTTATAGGCGTGATAAATATGCAGGGGCAGGTTATACCTGTGATAAATGTACGACGCAGGTTCCATCTGCCGGAACGAGAAATACGGCTTGAAGACCAGCTTATAATTGCCAGGACAGCCAAACGGCTGGTGGCTCTTGTGGCTGATTCGGTAAGCGGTGTCCATAAACTTGAAGAACGAGAGTTGGTAATTGCCAAACAAGACCTTCCGTATGCCGGATATATTGAAGGCGTGGTAAAACTGGAACAGGGATTGTTTCTAATCTGTGACCTGGACCAGTTTCTTTCACTTGAAGAAGAGAAGTCGTTGGAGACAGCGCTCTCAGAAAAGACACAATAA
- a CDS encoding CheR family methyltransferase, producing MFSDSRMLQLSEFVASRMGLHFPRERWGDLERNIVPAAKEFDFPDTEAFIQWLMKSTVSMEHLEILTSHLTVNETYFWREPEVFNALIEKILPEIIRSKTKDEKRLRIWSAGCSTGEEPYSIAIALHKAIPEIKDWNITILATDINPRILRKAAAGVYGEWSFRNAPAWLKERYFCCNIDGKYEINSDIKKMVVFAYLNLAEDIYPTPVNNTNAMDIIFCRNVLMYFVPNRGRQVAHNLYKSLVDGGYFMVSACELSQIQFPQFSSVNFPGAIVYKKDTRGFVQPKLEDNYLPEIEFAQPEIFASTTLPEDDKTELQKDTYKEALGLYAQGQYAQTVKTLEEIPNISATLAVRALANEGKLSEALCLCEKAIIKEKLNPILHYLRAAILQEQNSEDGAIASLKRALYLDPNLILAHFTLGNLMLRQGNIQNTKKCFRNALSLLDALKQDDILPESDGLTAGRFREIVNATMQAGVPL from the coding sequence ATGTTTTCCGATAGTAGAATGTTGCAATTAAGCGAATTTGTCGCATCCAGGATGGGTTTACACTTCCCTCGTGAAAGATGGGGTGATCTTGAACGCAATATTGTGCCTGCGGCTAAAGAATTTGATTTTCCTGATACCGAAGCTTTTATTCAGTGGCTGATGAAATCTACGGTAAGCATGGAGCATCTGGAAATCCTGACAAGTCATCTTACTGTAAATGAAACATATTTTTGGCGTGAACCAGAAGTCTTTAATGCCTTGATAGAAAAGATTCTGCCGGAAATAATTCGTTCAAAGACAAAGGATGAAAAACGCCTGAGAATCTGGAGCGCCGGCTGCTCGACTGGTGAAGAACCATATTCGATTGCTATCGCGCTGCACAAAGCTATACCTGAAATAAAAGACTGGAATATAACAATTCTTGCCACAGATATCAATCCAAGAATCCTGAGAAAAGCTGCCGCCGGAGTATACGGGGAGTGGTCCTTCCGTAATGCACCTGCATGGCTTAAGGAAAGATATTTCTGCTGCAATATAGATGGGAAGTATGAGATTAATTCTGATATTAAGAAAATGGTTGTTTTTGCCTATCTGAACCTGGCAGAAGACATTTATCCTACCCCTGTGAATAATACAAATGCAATGGATATAATATTCTGTCGGAATGTGTTGATGTATTTTGTCCCAAACCGCGGTAGACAAGTAGCGCATAATCTTTACAAATCGCTGGTGGACGGCGGATATTTTATGGTAAGCGCATGCGAACTTTCGCAGATTCAGTTCCCGCAATTCAGCTCGGTGAACTTTCCGGGGGCAATTGTTTATAAAAAAGACACACGGGGTTTTGTTCAACCGAAATTAGAAGATAATTATTTGCCTGAAATTGAGTTTGCTCAACCGGAGATATTTGCTTCCACCACCCTGCCGGAAGATGACAAAACCGAATTACAAAAGGATACATATAAGGAAGCGTTAGGTCTTTATGCGCAGGGACAGTATGCACAGACAGTCAAAACGCTGGAAGAAATCCCAAACATTTCTGCTACGCTTGCTGTTCGGGCGCTTGCAAATGAGGGAAAGCTTTCGGAAGCGCTATGTTTATGTGAAAAAGCGATTATAAAAGAAAAACTGAATCCAATACTGCATTATCTTCGGGCAGCTATACTGCAGGAGCAAAATAGCGAAGATGGAGCGATAGCTTCGCTTAAGCGGGCGCTGTATCTTGACCCGAACCTGATTCTGGCCCATTTTACGCTCGGCAATCTTATGTTAAGGCAGGGAAATATTCAGAATACAAAAAAATGTTTTAGAAATGCTCTTTCTCTTTTGGACGCATTAAAACAAGATGACATTCTACCTGAATCAGACGGACTGACAGCAGGCAGGTTCAGGGAAATAGTCAATGCCACTATGCAGGCAGGAGTACCGCTATGA
- a CDS encoding chemotaxis protein CheW has product MNQDKDELIRSILKTRARALAKEPEKTGVNRQFLDVIEFRLASETYGVESKYIREVYPLKDFTPLPGTPSFVLGLANVRGQILSVIDLKKFFNIPAKGLGELNKIIIVRNELMEFGILADAITGTHRVMLEDIQESPPTVSGIGADYLKGVTKELMAVLDTEKILNDPKIIVNQHEK; this is encoded by the coding sequence ATGAACCAGGACAAAGATGAATTAATACGTTCAATACTCAAAACCCGGGCGAGAGCGCTTGCAAAAGAACCGGAAAAAACGGGTGTCAACCGTCAATTTCTAGACGTTATCGAATTCCGCCTAGCTTCAGAAACATACGGAGTGGAATCAAAGTATATACGGGAAGTGTATCCGCTCAAGGATTTCACGCCTTTACCTGGCACTCCTTCCTTTGTACTGGGCCTGGCAAACGTGCGCGGGCAGATATTATCGGTAATTGATTTAAAAAAGTTTTTTAATATTCCGGCAAAAGGGCTGGGTGAACTCAACAAAATAATCATTGTTCGAAACGAACTTATGGAGTTCGGCATATTGGCGGATGCCATAACAGGTACCCACAGGGTTATGCTTGAAGATATTCAGGAATCTCCGCCCACAGTTTCGGGAATCGGGGCGGATTACCTAAAAGGGGTTACAAAAGAACTGATGGCTGTTCTTGATACGGAAAAAATACTGAATGACCCGAAAATTATTGTCAATCAGCATGAAAAATGA
- a CDS encoding methyl-accepting chemotaxis protein, with product MFENMKVGIRLGLGFGVIFVFMIAVILFGLTTTKKVFFGIERIVEVENVSTFLANEMIDDIREYSINIRGVLLDRVKKNQEEKLKLIDGLWKHYYECLDKYEKSITKEETKAFDIVSQIKVVQDDSKRLYNSLINMVQADKYSEAIDLENKELRLINRQWINHLDELIRLEREVTALNFENAKKQYASSFLVMILLGSVTLVLGILIAVLLTMSITKPLKLVTDMITSKDLTMDFSAYKTSRSEFGVMIQSFSEMVAMIRNQMKEILEGVNLLTTTSSEILVSTTQVATGAAENVVAINETTTTVEEVKQAAQLSSQKAKGVSESSQKLANVSQTGQKSVEETTAEINRIRVQMESIAKTIVSLSEQSQSIGGIIASVTDIADQSNLLAVNAGIEAARAGEQGKGFAVVAQEIRSLAEQSKQATTEVRRILNDVQKSTNVAVMVTEQGSKAVESGVKQAMQAGEVIKALTDATQEAVQAAMQIVASSNQQVVGMDQIGKAMESINQSASENATSIKQTETAAKNINELGQKLKQMVSQYKI from the coding sequence ATGTTTGAAAACATGAAAGTAGGTATACGGCTGGGGCTGGGTTTCGGTGTTATTTTTGTCTTTATGATAGCAGTAATCCTGTTTGGGCTAACTACGACAAAAAAGGTTTTCTTCGGGATTGAAAGGATTGTTGAAGTTGAGAATGTCAGTACATTTCTGGCCAATGAAATGATAGATGATATAAGAGAATATTCGATCAACATACGCGGTGTCCTGCTGGATAGAGTCAAAAAAAACCAAGAAGAAAAACTTAAGCTTATTGATGGGCTGTGGAAGCATTACTATGAGTGTCTCGATAAATATGAAAAATCGATCACAAAGGAAGAGACAAAAGCATTTGACATAGTATCCCAAATAAAGGTTGTTCAAGATGATTCAAAACGATTATACAATAGCCTTATTAATATGGTTCAAGCGGATAAATATAGTGAAGCTATTGATTTAGAAAATAAGGAATTACGACTTATAAATCGTCAATGGATCAATCATTTAGACGAACTGATAAGACTTGAAAGGGAAGTAACCGCACTCAACTTTGAAAATGCGAAAAAGCAATATGCCAGTTCGTTTTTAGTGATGATTTTGTTAGGGTCAGTAACCCTTGTACTGGGTATTCTAATAGCTGTGCTACTGACTATGAGTATAACAAAACCTTTGAAGCTTGTTACGGATATGATTACTTCAAAAGATTTGACAATGGATTTTTCCGCTTACAAAACAAGCAGGAGTGAATTCGGTGTAATGATACAGTCCTTCAGTGAAATGGTTGCAATGATTAGAAACCAGATGAAGGAGATCCTAGAGGGCGTGAATTTACTTACAACCACTTCCAGTGAAATACTTGTTTCAACAACCCAGGTCGCCACAGGCGCTGCTGAAAACGTTGTTGCAATCAATGAAACTACGACTACGGTGGAAGAAGTAAAGCAGGCGGCGCAGCTTTCTTCACAGAAAGCAAAAGGCGTATCAGAAAGCTCACAGAAGCTTGCAAATGTTTCACAAACAGGACAGAAATCTGTTGAAGAAACAACCGCGGAAATAAACCGGATCCGGGTTCAGATGGAATCCATCGCGAAAACCATTGTTTCATTGAGCGAACAGAGCCAGTCCATAGGAGGCATTATCGCATCAGTTACGGACATAGCGGACCAGTCAAACCTGCTTGCCGTTAATGCGGGCATAGAAGCCGCAAGGGCCGGAGAACAGGGTAAGGGTTTTGCCGTTGTTGCGCAGGAAATAAGAAGCCTGGCTGAGCAGTCAAAACAGGCGACTACAGAAGTCCGAAGAATATTAAACGATGTGCAGAAATCGACAAATGTAGCGGTGATGGTAACGGAACAGGGAAGCAAAGCCGTAGAATCGGGAGTCAAGCAGGCGATGCAGGCCGGGGAAGTAATTAAAGCGCTGACCGATGCCACGCAGGAAGCAGTACAAGCGGCAATGCAGATTGTGGCTTCAAGCAATCAGCAAGTCGTCGGGATGGATCAGATTGGGAAAGCGATGGAGAGTATAAACCAATCAGCATCTGAAAATGCGACAAGTATCAAGCAGACGGAAACCGCGGCTAAAAATATCAACGAACTGGGACAAAAATTAAAGCAAATGGTTTCTCAGTATAAAATATAG